The DNA region GCTTCCCATTTCTACACTGGAGTTGTACCGGATACAGCGTCAGGCAAACCCAAGTTTTATTTTGGCTTACCCGAAGGCCAGTATAAGGGAGAATTGCAAGCATCCCATTACATAGCAACCAAACGAATTGCCGACTATCGTTCTGCCAAAGAAAATAAAGTACCGGGTGCCAAAGATCCGGATTATATCGTATACGAAGCGGACAGCAGGCAATGGTTCGAAGTGGGGAATGAGGTGGAATTCAAATCCAAAAAGTGGATTGTAGGAGAGGCGAAGACCCGATTCATCGATAGTTTGCTAAATCATACCTATTCCTTATTTCCTGCGGAGGGGCTTCGTTATAAGAAGAGCTACAATACTTCCATTATTGGCGCTTCCATACAAGCCTCGGTTCTTCAAGTCAAGGGGGACAAAGTTCGTGCGAAGCTGGATATGGATGAGCAGCAGGATGAAAGCACGGCCTATTTCTTCCCCTATTCAACGATTTATGCTTCCGAGAATAATACGGGCTGGTATTGCATGCCTGAAGTGAATGACAGCATCCGTATTTATTTTCCGAGCAAAAAAGAGGAAGAGGGCATCGCCATAAGCTCTGTAAAAAGACAAGATCCTGAGAACGTGCCGGCTGTACCGAGGCAGGTTTCAACCGCATCACCAGCAGCTGGAAAGGGTAGCGCTTCGGGACAGTCTGGCGGAAGTCCAAGTGGGAGCAAACGTAATAGTTCAGGCGGGGGTGGAGGCGGAGGGACACCAAGTTCGGCCAGCCGAGTAGCCCCGCCCCCGGTGCCCGAAGATCGAATGGGCAATCCGGACATCAAGACATTCCGAACCAAGTATGGAAAAGAGATCATGCTGGCTCCAGACAAAATCGTGATCTCGGCGGGTGGAATGTATATCACGGTCAGTGACGAGAATGGCATCGAGATTGTAAGCGATCAGAATGTGAGCATTACAGCGGGTCAGGATGTCGTCATGTCAGGACAAACCATTCGGATCGCAGGCGAAAAGGTTGAGTTAACCGGAAAGGGCAATACCATCACTTTGGAAGAAGAGCTGAAGATGCACGGAGCAGAGATCAAGATGAATTAGCAGGAGGTAGAGAGGAAGAGATATGAACAAAGCGGAAGCGATCGTACATTTGCAGCAGGAAATATTGGAACCCGTACTTCAGGATCATCTCTCAAGCCTCCGGGTGTACATTATGGAACATCAAAACGCGTTAATCCAATCTTTCGTAGAGTCTATGCGGCAACTCTGTTTAAAAGCAGAGTTGGCACAACATGAACTCGGGAAAGAACCAATCTCAATTCTTCATTGTTCCATGTTGAGAACATCTATATTGGATGGGAGTTACACCTGCTTATTGGAGGCGTACTCCGATCAATGGTATTGGGATGAGGTAGAGTGTCTCCATACATATGATGCGACGTGGGCATTCCAGTCGTTAACTCCGTTAAAAGAGCTTCTTCATATCGAAATGAGACGTTATGGAGGTGTACTTAATGCTTCTGATGCGGAACGGATGATGTTGCAGTCTGCGGGTCGTTTCAATGCCTATGTCACTGCGATTGCACGTTTGGCTGTTCCTCATATGTTGAACTTGAAAGAGATGGAACGCCTGCACTGTGGGGAACAGTTTCAGATCAGGGTAGGTGAATACAAGGACTGGAGTGAGCCTGTGTATGTCAGGGACTATCGGTATAGGGATATTCAGAACATTCGCAAGAAATTGACCTTAGCAGAAGGGATGGAATGTGCCTATGCAGACTATACGTCACTATCCTTGACAGAGGGACTATTTGATCACGTTGATATCAGGTATTCCGATTTCAGTCTTGCTGATCTGAGCAAGAGCGACTTAAGAGGTGCTGTATTGATTGGGACCAGATGGGAACAAAGCGACCTGAGTGGAGCTGACCTCAGAGGGGCGCTACTGGTGGATGCTATGTTCCGGGAATGCAGTCTGCTTGGAGCCAACCTGTCTGATGTCAGTGATGGAGCAAGTATGGAATTCCAGGAAAGTGTTCTTGGTCTTCAGGGAATCTGTTTTGCCGGAGCCAATCTGGAAGGCGCCAATCTTAAGGGAGCGCAATTATTCCATGCTGATTTCCAGGGGGCTAGGCTGAGTCAGGCACAGATATGGCTTCATGACCGTGAACAGTATAGGCATGTTTTGAGTGAAGAGCAGATTGAATCGATACGCTGGGTTGTCTCCCATGAGAAAGAGGAGGAGTTATGATCCCGCGATTTTATGAACTGACCGAGGATCATCGGATATTGAATCCGTTTAGGCCTCCTGCACTACAAACCAGTTTTGATGAGTTGCCCATTTCATCCGTCTTGATGATTGAACGCAGACTGAATGAAGAGCCAACGGATTGGATAAGTAGGCCTTCATATTTTGTCAGTGACCGCATGAAGCGGCTGATGGAAATGGTCGATGAAGCAATGTTGTTCAAATCGGTCACCTTCATCGATCAAGGTAGCGGGGAACAGTTGAGCTACTGGGCGTGTCATATCCCTGCTGTGCTGGCTTTGTCTGACCATAGCCTGTTTTATCCGAATGGTTCAATACAGCAGCTTGTATTGCAGGGTGAGGCGGTTAAAGATCAACGCATATTTACATTGGAGGGTGTAAGAGGGAGTGGTGTAATCGTACGTTTTGATGTAGCAGAGAGCATGCTTCGCAGAGGGTTAAGTGGCTTTGTTTTGCGAAAGGTGGATCTGGAATGAACCGATATGGTGATGAGATGCTGCTGAAAATGGATCGGGATTTGCGTTTGGCAAAGCGCATTCAGGAAGCTGAAGCGGCAAGTAGGGAGCTGATGACGCAGGAAGAGGTTACATACGGAGTACGCCAGGGTCTGATCGAGACCGAAGCAGAAATCATCACGTTGAACAATCACCAAATCTGGGAGGGGATAATAACCCTTCCTTTACCGGATCATCTGGTCCAGGTTCCCCGAGGCAAACTGCAGGAGGGCCGAAACAGCCATGGACGAGATGAGGTCATGTGGATTGATGAGCAAAAGGGTATCAGCTTAAGCCTATCTAGATCATCTCATCCATTGCACGTAAGCCAGATTGAGGGAATGGGCAGTATCATCACAGATCAGATGCGAAAGCTCAAAAAGGATGCGCAATGGTTACATGAGGAGACGGTACAAGGAGATAGCCTGATTGTCTTCTTTGGAGAATCCATTCAGCCCTCAACCTTGGGAATGGCTTACGATATTGTGATCGTTACATCAGTAAAAGGAAGAGCGGTTACAGGGAATGTCCGTTTTCCGGTTGAGCGGCTTCCTCTATGGCGACTTCTAACAAGGGCGATATTCACATGCGCCCAGATGAGTGAAAACGGAAATGAACCAATCGATTTATTGACATAGGAGGGAATTAGAATGCTGCTACCCATGCTGTTCAAAGCTTTGATGTCAGGAGGTTTCGGTGGTGAATTCACCTATGTGGTCAGAGGTGCCGAGATTTCCTGTAGTCAGGGGTCAGATCCGGGTGTACTGAACCTGCCTCTTTCCCACGGCATCTATATCAAGGAACAGCCTGTATTAAACGTTGCTGACGTGATTCCACTAGCTAACGTTGGACGATGCGGGTTTTGCAAAATGGACGGAGCATTGTGTGAACCAGATACGTTCTTCAACAAATGGAGCCAAGGCAAGGAGGACGTGCTGGTGGAAGGTGAGGCTGCTCTGCTCAGTCGATCTGAACTGATATGCCGAAAAGGCGGGATTATCAAGATTGAGGTCGATGGACAGTTGTAAGATGCAGACGGATAAGAAAGGGGGAACACTGTGCAGACATTGGAAAAATCAACTCTAACTTATGGGGATATCCATGTCCATTGGCCGTATGGCAAGATACGCCTGGATAAGCTGGAATTGATCCAGCAAGCAGGGGCCCATGCCCGGTTATCCTTCAGTGGATGGGTCGATGAAGAATGGGAAGAGACCATTATTCAGAAGGCTGGTAGTCACGATCGAGTCGGATTCATCCAGATGGATGAATCCGGAAGGGAGTTACCCCTGTTCAAGGGACAACTCCATGAGATCAAAGTCGAAGCCACCAGAGGGATCGTATATGTGATGGCTGTAGTCATCTCACATACCTATGAACTGGATGCCTTACAGAGAACGAAATCCTATCAGAATGATAAGCTGCGTTATTTGGACATTGTTAATCGTGTTATGAAGGGTTATCCTGAAGGAGACTATATTGATTTTGCCTTTGATGAGACAAAGACGGGCGCTTTTATTATGCAGTATCAGGAGACCGACTGGAGCTTTCTGAAACGGCTCGCTTCACATCTGGGAGCAGATCTGGTGCCGGATGTGACTGCACACAAGCCCAGGTTCTGGATTGGATATCCTGAAGGCAGAGGGGCATTTGAACTGAAATCCATCCCTTTTGAGAAAAGTCGTAATATTGAGCGTTTTTTACATACCGAAGCCCAGGGAAAACATGCGGTGACCGAGGAGGAGTACACAACGTATACCTTCAATCTGGGGCAGGAGCTTCAATTGGGGGATGAAGTATCCTCTGATGGCCATACCTACAACATAACCTCTCGCCAGGCGATGCTGGAACGGGGCTTGCTACAGTGGAAATATACATGTGCATTGCCAGCATCGCATCCACTGCCCAGACAGCTTCAAACGATGATCACGGGTGCGGCTATCGAAGGGAAAATCATTGATGTGAAACGTAACCAGGTGAAGGTTCATCTGGATATGGATGAGGGTCAGCAGGCAGGAGAGGCACGC from Paenibacillus sp. JNUCC-31 includes:
- a CDS encoding pentapeptide repeat-containing protein, translating into MNKAEAIVHLQQEILEPVLQDHLSSLRVYIMEHQNALIQSFVESMRQLCLKAELAQHELGKEPISILHCSMLRTSILDGSYTCLLEAYSDQWYWDEVECLHTYDATWAFQSLTPLKELLHIEMRRYGGVLNASDAERMMLQSAGRFNAYVTAIARLAVPHMLNLKEMERLHCGEQFQIRVGEYKDWSEPVYVRDYRYRDIQNIRKKLTLAEGMECAYADYTSLSLTEGLFDHVDIRYSDFSLADLSKSDLRGAVLIGTRWEQSDLSGADLRGALLVDAMFRECSLLGANLSDVSDGASMEFQESVLGLQGICFAGANLEGANLKGAQLFHADFQGARLSQAQIWLHDREQYRHVLSEEQIESIRWVVSHEKEEEL
- a CDS encoding imm11 family protein gives rise to the protein MIPRFYELTEDHRILNPFRPPALQTSFDELPISSVLMIERRLNEEPTDWISRPSYFVSDRMKRLMEMVDEAMLFKSVTFIDQGSGEQLSYWACHIPAVLALSDHSLFYPNGSIQQLVLQGEAVKDQRIFTLEGVRGSGVIVRFDVAESMLRRGLSGFVLRKVDLE
- a CDS encoding DUF4280 domain-containing protein; translated protein: MLLPMLFKALMSGGFGGEFTYVVRGAEISCSQGSDPGVLNLPLSHGIYIKEQPVLNVADVIPLANVGRCGFCKMDGALCEPDTFFNKWSQGKEDVLVEGEAALLSRSELICRKGGIIKIEVDGQL